The genomic segment GATAGCTGTCGCCGGTGATCTGCGTGCGCGCCGCGAAATTCGCCGCATCGCCCGGCTTGCGCAGTTTCGCATCGAACGAGGGCCGCAGGCCAACAACCGGATCGCCCTTGTGGCTGCGATTGGGCGTGGGGAATTGCGTCACATTGGTCTTGAGCGCCTTGCGCGGTTCGATCTCATCGGTGGCGATCAGATCTTCCTTCTCGCCAACCGTCAGGCTCGCTTCGCGCACCAGCGATGCGGCGTAGATCCGTGGCAAGGCAATCGACGTGCGCAGGCTGGAGCCGCTCGGCAGAATAAGATCGCCGGCATTGGCGCGCTGGAACGGGGTCATCGGCGCCAGTGACGAGCCGATGGAGGCATCCTGCCCGGCGTCAGCCGCCACCGTCACCGCGAGCACAAGCCCGAGACACCACGGCGCAAACGCACCCAACGCCCAACCGAAACGCGAACGGCCCATACGCACCCTGCGTAACCCGAGACACCGAAAGAACGGTGCAAAAAGAGGTCATTCTGCCGCGAAAGCGATGTGAACCCGCGATCCTGCGGCGGCTTCAAAAAGTTATCACTCATTAGGCTTGCCGGCTTATTACTGGTCGGCATCGCGTCCTGTTTCAAATCGAAGCAAAATGATTAAGCTCGCGGTAACCAAATCCGATCGGCAGGGGGAATCATCATGAGCATGCTTATCACCGGCTTCTATGCCGGCATTCTCGGCCTCATCATGCTGGCCCTCATCGCCAATGTCGGCCGGCTGCGCGGCAAGACAGGCGTGGCGCTGGGCAATGCTGGTGGCGACCGCGATCTCCTCGTCGCCGACCGCCGCCATATGAACTTCATCGAGAACGTGCCGCTGGCTTTGCTGCTGCTGGCGATCATCGAAGCCAATGGCGCACCGCACCTGTGGGTGCATATTCTCGGCGTGGTGCTGGTCCTGTCACGGCTGATCCATCCCTTCGGGCTCAATCCGGATTCGATGCGCAGCCTCTGCCGCGCCATCGGCGCCGGCGGCACGATGCTTGTCACATTGGTCGCTGCGCTGATCGCGATCTGGTTGTTTGTCAGGTAGCAACGGCTTCACTTCATCGCCGCGATCGTTGCGCGCATCTGCCTGACAAGCGCACGCGCCCGCCGCCGCGTGGCGATCGCCTCGGCGCTGTATTGGCCATGCTTCAAGGCGTTCTGATTGCCGGGGGGCGGCCCGCTCGACAGGCCGCCGTGCATCCGGCAACGGCCATTGCTCATCGCTGGCGCGCGGCAGGCGGTTCCACTGCGGGTGCGCGCGCCGCAGGCGGCGAAATGCGCCGGAAAATGACTGGGAAAATTACCTTGCATGGGGTTGTTCCTCAGAATCTCGTGACACCCCCTCCCCCGACGCGATCATGCGGGCGGCTTGTATGCGGGCAGCTTGCGACCGGGTTCCGCCGCCTAAGGGCACGGTCGAGAGCGCGTCCGGTTGTCGATGGACATGTTCCACGGTGATCTTCTGCTGGCTCTTGCCCCGGTAGCGATGGAGCGCGTCGAGCAGGGTCGAAAAGGTGCGCGATAGGCTGTTGGCCTGCGTGATCGCCTCGCGCCAGCGGTCGAAGGGATGGTTCACGTCCATGGCGCGGCGATAGGCGGCCAGGCTTGCGTTGTGCGCGGCGATCAACTGCACAGCCATCATGCCTTCCAGTTCGTCCTTGGGCGCGATGCCGATCAACCCGGCGACAACCGCCTTCTCGTGCTTCTCCGCCTCGTCGGGACTTAAACCTTCCTGCCAGAGCACCTCCATCACCTGATCGGCCAGCACTTCGGTCCACGCGTTCGAAGGCCTGTCTTCCAACGGCTTGCCGCCAGCCTGCTGCAAGAGCGCGCACACCGCCGCGCCATCGGAAAGGGGTGAGGTTGCGGCCTGACCGCGTGGTTTCGACGTTCTTGTCACTCGATCCAAGAGCCATTCTCCCCGATACGTGCCGCGGCCCCGCCACGGTCAATCGAGTTCAAAATACGGAACAAGGTTGGCGGAATTTTGTTCTTGTTTTGTTCTATTTCTCCGTTTATCTTTGGTCGTTCCGGAGCTCTTCGGCGCATTGAGCATTGCTGATGGTACTAAGAAGTAGTAATAATTACTACCATCCGATCCCAGAGATGCCCGTGTCCAACATTGAAAAACTCAGCATCGCCCTGACGAGCGAACAGGCCGCAGCCGTCCGAGCCGCCGTCGAAACCGGTGAATATGCCACCACCAGTGAAGCGATCCGCGAAGCGGTGCGTGACTGGCAGATGAAGCGCGAGCTGCGCCAGGAAGATATCAAGCGCCTCCGGCAGTTGTGGGATGAAGGTCGAGCCAGCGGCTCGGCCGGACCGGTCGATATGGACGGGCTGCGCAAGGAAGCGCGCCAGCGCCTCGCGCAGATGAGGAAAGCCGGCGAGCATGCCGGTTAAGGTCACCTGGACCAACTCACACTTGACACCAACTGACCGTGCGAGTGATGGCTAAAAGAATCCTGAACGGAAAAACCTACAACACCGAGACAGCGACCTTGGTCGCTCTCGAAGAAGTACCTCGTCACGTTTATGCCGAGACCTATGAGTTCAACGAGCTCTATCAAAACCGCTTTGGCGCTTACTTCACCTATTCGGGAAACCACAGAGATATCGATGAAGCGGTGATCACACCGCTCACGCCGCTTGAGGCGGAACACTGGATGGAAAAATACGCCTGGGCCGAACTTATCGAAAAACATTTCGGCGAAAAGCCAGAAGCTGGAGATTCTGAAACACGCTTCACCCTGCGCATGCCAGACTCCTTGAAGCGCAGGATAGATGAAGCCGCAAAGGCCAGTAATCAATCGGTCAATGCATGGATCATCCGCTGCATAGAGAATTGTGCAGGGCCCGCTAAGGCAGACCTCGCCATAGGCAGCATCTATGGTTTGTCCCCGAGGTCGCCGAAATGACGGAGCCTCCAGATTTCGAATTCCATCTGGGTAAAACGCGCTGTCTCAAAGGACGAGGCTGGCGCGGGCTCATCGCTCTCGGCCTCCTGCTGGTGGGCCTCGTAGCCTGTGTGCAAGGCGCCGCACCAATTGCTCGGCCAATCGGACGTCTAGTCGGTTTCTGAGCACCGCGATGAGCCCCAGGCCTTGCAGCCATTTCGAGTTTACGCACCCGAAGCAGTGCAACTTGTGACAAGGCGACTCCCAGCGATTTAAACTCGCGAGCTATGTTCTTCGTCTTGTAGGAGTTATATCTCAGGATAAATTTGCACGCATGACTCGGACCGAACGAATTTTGTTTGTTCCTCTTCGTGACATGTCATCACGATTAAATCGATGGGCCATGGTAGGTCCGACACATACGCGCGGACTTGTCGAGCTTCCGCAAGAGTGTTGCACACTACAAGAATGTCGATATCTCCGGCGATCACAGGATCGGCTAAATAAGAACCGAAAAGATACCATCTAGCGCCAGGAAATGTTTCCGATGTTTTCGCAGCGCACGCAACGATATCATCTAATGCGAGATCCTGGTGTTTCATTTATTTAGGCGAGCCAGAAACTCACCGGTTTTGAAGAATTCGATTCCGTTAACTTGCGCAATACCCCAGGCTTCGTCTGTTGGACGATCTAACGGGCCGGTCAGCACAACGTCAAAGTCTCCATAACGCTCTATAGTGGCAAGAAGCTTTTCTGCAGTGAGTTCGTATGACTCAATCACAGTAACTTTTAATGATGGCAAGCCTCGCCTGGCTACTTGATAAACTCTTTCGTTTATTGGATCAAAATCCGTGACTCTTTTGTGTGATCTCAGCAGCTTCTCTAGATATAAAATATCGCGAGGTACATACATTCCTAAAATTTCAGAGCTACCTATCTCAGCGTAGAAAGAAGACATGTCACCATAAGGGATATTTGCGACTTTTAAA from the Beijerinckia sp. 28-YEA-48 genome contains:
- a CDS encoding type II toxin-antitoxin system ParD family antitoxin; amino-acid sequence: MSNIEKLSIALTSEQAAAVRAAVETGEYATTSEAIREAVRDWQMKRELRQEDIKRLRQLWDEGRASGSAGPVDMDGLRKEARQRLAQMRKAGEHAG
- a CDS encoding MAPEG family protein, which translates into the protein MSMLITGFYAGILGLIMLALIANVGRLRGKTGVALGNAGGDRDLLVADRRHMNFIENVPLALLLLAIIEANGAPHLWVHILGVVLVLSRLIHPFGLNPDSMRSLCRAIGAGGTMLVTLVAALIAIWLFVR
- a CDS encoding toxin-antitoxin system HicB family antitoxin, which gives rise to MAKRILNGKTYNTETATLVALEEVPRHVYAETYEFNELYQNRFGAYFTYSGNHRDIDEAVITPLTPLEAEHWMEKYAWAELIEKHFGEKPEAGDSETRFTLRMPDSLKRRIDEAAKASNQSVNAWIIRCIENCAGPAKADLAIGSIYGLSPRSPK
- a CDS encoding HGGxSTG domain-containing protein; amino-acid sequence: MQGNFPSHFPAHFAACGARTRSGTACRAPAMSNGRCRMHGGLSSGPPPGNQNALKHGQYSAEAIATRRRARALVRQMRATIAAMK